One segment of Methylotuvimicrobium sp. KM2 DNA contains the following:
- a CDS encoding integrase arm-type DNA-binding domain-containing protein, which translates to MSLSVKKINALNLPGYYSDGGNLYLQVSKALTKSWLFIYKRSGKKREVGLGSYPLVSLAEAREKALEYRKLLVDGKDPLHERRTLDKPKIITFEECGRAYVEAHRAGWKNEKHANQWTNTLTTYAYTHIGAMPVGSIETKHIVRVLEPIWLTKNETASRLRGRIENILGFATVHGYRTGDNPARWRGHLDKLLSSPAKTKKVEHFKALMYRDAFGLVKALRANGSISALALEFLILTAARTNEVIGATWDEMHIDGRLWIIPGSRMKKEKEHRVPLSERAFQILMFMYETRQNNFIFPGRSRSGGLSNAAMDKLLQVTLGYDCTVHGMRSMFRDWAAETTNFPQELCEMALSHAIKNQAEAAYRRGDMIEKRRVLMQAWEDFISREPSTGDIVDFRKVAERG; encoded by the coding sequence ATGTCATTGTCAGTAAAGAAAATTAATGCGCTCAATTTGCCGGGGTATTATTCAGACGGCGGTAATCTCTATTTGCAAGTCTCGAAGGCACTAACCAAGTCTTGGCTGTTCATTTATAAGCGATCAGGCAAAAAGCGCGAAGTAGGGTTAGGCAGTTATCCCTTGGTGTCTTTGGCAGAGGCCCGGGAAAAGGCGCTTGAGTATAGAAAATTGCTTGTTGATGGCAAAGACCCATTACATGAGCGGCGAACACTGGACAAGCCAAAGATAATCACTTTTGAGGAATGCGGACGGGCTTATGTTGAGGCTCACCGCGCTGGATGGAAGAACGAAAAACATGCCAATCAATGGACTAACACGCTAACGACATACGCGTACACCCACATAGGCGCGATGCCGGTAGGGTCGATAGAGACAAAACATATTGTGCGCGTATTGGAACCGATTTGGTTGACCAAGAATGAAACGGCTTCGCGGCTTCGCGGCAGAATCGAGAATATATTAGGATTTGCGACCGTTCACGGCTATCGGACTGGCGATAATCCCGCGCGATGGCGTGGGCACTTGGATAAACTGCTATCAAGTCCGGCGAAAACTAAAAAGGTCGAGCATTTTAAGGCACTGATGTATCGTGATGCCTTTGGGCTGGTTAAGGCATTAAGGGCGAACGGCAGCATTTCGGCGTTGGCACTTGAGTTTTTAATATTGACCGCCGCAAGGACGAATGAGGTTATCGGCGCAACATGGGACGAGATGCATATTGATGGTCGATTATGGATTATTCCGGGCTCACGGATGAAAAAAGAGAAAGAGCATCGAGTACCTTTGTCGGAACGGGCGTTTCAGATTTTGATGTTTATGTACGAGACACGGCAGAACAATTTTATCTTTCCGGGGCGCTCAAGATCGGGCGGCTTATCAAACGCAGCGATGGATAAACTTTTACAGGTCACTCTCGGCTATGATTGCACGGTTCACGGAATGCGGTCTATGTTTCGGGACTGGGCGGCAGAGACAACGAACTTTCCGCAGGAGCTTTGTGAAATGGCGTTGTCGCATGCAATTAAAAATCAGGCGGAGGCGGCTTATCGTCGTGGCGACATGATTGAGAAGCGGCGCGTTTTGATGCAGGCCTGGGAGGATTTTATTTCGAGAGAGCCAAGCACCGGGGATATCGTTGATTTTAGGAAAGTTGCCGAGCGCGGTTAG
- a CDS encoding helix-turn-helix transcriptional regulator, with amino-acid sequence MTNYSERARTAGKISAIKRRAANEKRNDAIYFAYQLLHGEKLIKKDRRIAFDFLEGNNFEDIPVIQTERECLELIAVRAGVSPRMIRNILESVSEKHQHDKVDKKERAHLILFGERLKEARLASGYSAKSLATILEVTPSELGDIELGRMESIPLSFIVRACNILKVEPGYLLGTLDGPSELD; translated from the coding sequence ATGACAAATTATTCAGAACGTGCCAGGACAGCCGGGAAAATTTCAGCGATCAAAAGGCGCGCGGCAAACGAGAAACGAAACGATGCCATTTATTTTGCGTATCAGCTTTTGCACGGCGAAAAGTTAATAAAGAAGGATCGTCGTATTGCGTTTGATTTTTTGGAGGGTAATAACTTTGAGGATATTCCTGTTATTCAGACCGAGCGGGAGTGCTTGGAATTAATAGCAGTGCGCGCTGGAGTGTCGCCGCGAATGATTAGGAATATATTGGAGAGCGTGTCAGAAAAGCACCAGCATGACAAGGTTGATAAAAAAGAACGAGCGCATCTTATTTTATTTGGCGAGCGATTGAAGGAGGCGCGGTTGGCTTCTGGTTATTCGGCAAAGAGCTTGGCTACTATTTTGGAGGTAACGCCTTCTGAGCTTGGTGATATTGAGCTTGGGCGAATGGAGTCGATACCGCTATCGTTTATAGTGCGCGCTTGTAATATTTTGAAGGTCGAGCCGGGATATCTGCTGGGTACTTTAGACGGTCCTAGTGAACTTGATTAG
- a CDS encoding AlpA family phage regulatory protein — protein sequence MNQLKNTPASLIVRIKDLRVLCGLSRSTVYNKLDPKSKYYDPNFPRPVSLGARSVGFRRDEVEQYIDSLGHK from the coding sequence ATGAACCAGTTAAAAAATACACCCGCTTCACTTATCGTCCGCATTAAAGACTTGCGCGTACTGTGCGGTTTGAGCCGCTCAACGGTTTACAACAAACTTGATCCAAAATCAAAATATTACGATCCAAATTTCCCGCGACCCGTTAGCTTGGGCGCTCGATCGGTGGGCTTTCGCCGCGATGAGGTGGAACAGTACATTGATTCACTAGGGCACAAATGA
- a CDS encoding DUF3987 domain-containing protein codes for MSILNEFEVVEPGLLRMQLNVAPQNDGFNQHLDSGSNYSTGVDLLKHIDDAHPLKRMTAQVAAMCNIPQSSTFLILISAFSSVTCRKWLVDYQFGRGLPIGLYACVEGPSGIAKSRALESMTDFFIDVKNDVINKYQTELLRLGSKQDRDDADEGRLDELKAMKRTIYSRLFVNNATPEGLEATLGGTCGYFSAVSSEQGLFNSLLGLSYANGAANNNDLLLNGFDGGFVSSCRVSREGYHGRVIGGVTLFAQQGSVEKILSASNGTGLSERFLMLAEPHFLGKRDHLKKIFFDRSIPEAIKEKCQFAREVFENPIKPGELYHLKISDTGHRLIAEYRNQIEPHLADGAKFSHISLRGAAAKVDMQIMKLAANLWLLARNDEYDANIPDDHVKAAIGISNDLLEANLALCKAKGLIGVAAEFSAVLRLFEGNHKPMTERQIIQSRSRVEPFKDFTGNKSDLIRQTLCEMVSTGVLDIVVYDDGVKRYSLNQ; via the coding sequence ATGAGTATCTTAAACGAGTTCGAAGTTGTCGAGCCGGGGTTATTGCGGATGCAGCTTAACGTTGCGCCACAAAATGACGGATTTAATCAGCACCTAGATTCTGGTTCGAATTATTCGACCGGCGTTGACTTGCTCAAGCATATTGATGACGCGCACCCGCTAAAAAGGATGACTGCTCAGGTTGCGGCAATGTGCAATATCCCCCAAAGCTCCACGTTTTTAATTTTAATCAGTGCATTCAGTTCGGTAACCTGTCGAAAATGGCTTGTTGATTACCAGTTCGGACGAGGCCTCCCAATAGGTCTTTATGCCTGTGTAGAAGGTCCGTCGGGGATAGCAAAATCAAGGGCCTTAGAGTCAATGACAGATTTTTTTATTGATGTAAAAAACGATGTAATCAACAAATATCAGACCGAATTGTTGAGATTGGGATCAAAACAGGATCGGGACGATGCCGACGAAGGGCGGCTTGACGAACTCAAGGCGATGAAGCGGACTATCTACTCTCGATTGTTTGTGAATAACGCAACACCGGAGGGGCTTGAGGCTACGCTAGGCGGCACATGCGGATACTTTAGTGCAGTCAGTTCTGAACAAGGACTATTTAATAGCCTTCTTGGGTTGAGTTACGCAAACGGCGCGGCGAATAACAACGACCTTTTGCTAAACGGTTTTGATGGTGGATTTGTTTCAAGTTGTCGAGTGAGTCGTGAAGGTTATCACGGGCGCGTTATCGGCGGCGTTACGCTGTTTGCACAACAAGGATCGGTTGAAAAAATACTATCGGCCTCGAATGGAACCGGACTAAGCGAACGGTTTTTAATGCTGGCTGAACCGCACTTTTTAGGTAAGCGCGATCATTTGAAAAAGATTTTTTTCGACCGCTCGATACCCGAAGCTATTAAAGAAAAATGTCAATTTGCGCGGGAAGTATTTGAAAATCCAATTAAGCCGGGCGAGTTGTATCACCTAAAAATAAGCGATACAGGACATAGGCTAATCGCAGAATATCGTAATCAGATAGAGCCACACTTGGCCGATGGCGCGAAATTTAGCCACATATCCCTTCGCGGCGCGGCGGCAAAGGTCGATATGCAGATCATGAAGCTGGCCGCCAATTTATGGCTATTAGCGCGTAATGATGAGTATGACGCCAACATACCAGACGACCATGTAAAGGCGGCTATCGGCATTTCAAACGACTTGCTTGAGGCCAATTTAGCATTGTGCAAAGCAAAAGGATTGATCGGCGTGGCGGCAGAATTTAGCGCAGTGTTGCGATTGTTTGAGGGCAATCATAAGCCGATGACCGAGCGGCAGATTATTCAATCGCGGTCGAGGGTAGAGCCTTTTAAAGATTTCACCGGAAACAAGAGCGATCTAATCAGACAAACTCTCTGTGAGATGGTTTCGACCGGAGTTCTAGATATTGTTGTTTATGACGATGGCGTTAAACGCTATTCACTCAATCAATAG
- a CDS encoding DEAD/DEAH box helicase: MKAIISDKTYLTGLGDDQIKFIQKSLIIPNPKYTDAIRQGRRPFGIDRTIELYESTDDGLVIPRGIHLDGLIDIDDRRHSHPVEIETSIEPRAYQERALSAMLETGGGVLVAPTGSGKTTIGIELAARLRQRCLVLVKSLDLARQWQGAIKKFTGLDAGLIGGGEWREGDQFTIATVQTLIKHQGSLDYGLLICDECHNAPANQVYAVINRQAAKYRFGLSATPQRRDNLEALMFASLGPVCAEIEQHEVEGAVLPVVVKTVECDFTGDPQSWSEFLQMLSDDPERNKLIVNSAIKASRKTGVAILTATVDHAERLTAMIEQQGLDAVLLHGKLPAKQKAEAMQRAETANLIIGTLSLLSEGIDWPHVGAVIFGAPVSAVIDKNIPAATRLIQSIGRARRPYPGKQRAFVLDIVDQCGFGVGAWRKRNHVYRMHGFDVI; this comes from the coding sequence ATGAAAGCAATTATATCCGACAAAACCTATCTAACCGGACTAGGCGACGATCAAATCAAGTTTATTCAAAAAAGCCTGATCATACCAAATCCCAAATATACAGATGCGATACGCCAAGGACGGCGGCCTTTCGGTATAGACCGAACTATCGAACTATACGAATCGACCGATGACGGCCTGGTGATTCCGCGCGGTATTCACCTAGATGGATTGATCGATATTGACGACCGGCGGCACTCGCACCCGGTTGAAATCGAAACGAGCATCGAGCCAAGGGCATATCAAGAGCGGGCGTTAAGCGCGATGCTTGAAACTGGAGGCGGCGTTCTGGTTGCACCGACCGGCAGCGGCAAGACCACTATCGGCATTGAGTTAGCGGCTAGATTGAGACAGCGTTGTTTGGTGCTGGTCAAATCGCTTGATTTGGCGCGGCAATGGCAAGGCGCGATTAAAAAGTTTACCGGATTGGATGCTGGTTTGATTGGCGGCGGCGAATGGCGGGAAGGCGATCAATTTACGATTGCCACCGTCCAGACGCTAATCAAGCACCAAGGTAGTTTGGATTATGGACTTCTCATTTGTGATGAGTGCCATAACGCGCCCGCTAACCAAGTCTATGCAGTAATCAATCGGCAAGCGGCAAAGTACCGCTTCGGTTTGAGCGCGACACCACAAAGACGCGATAACCTTGAGGCGTTGATGTTTGCATCATTAGGGCCGGTTTGCGCCGAAATCGAGCAGCACGAAGTCGAAGGCGCGGTATTGCCTGTCGTGGTCAAAACGGTGGAATGCGACTTTACCGGCGATCCGCAAAGCTGGTCCGAGTTTTTACAAATGCTGTCCGACGACCCCGAGCGCAATAAGCTTATCGTCAATTCTGCAATCAAAGCAAGTCGGAAAACGGGCGTTGCTATCCTGACCGCGACCGTTGACCACGCAGAACGACTAACCGCGATGATCGAGCAACAAGGCCTTGATGCGGTCTTACTTCACGGAAAATTACCGGCGAAACAAAAGGCCGAGGCCATGCAGCGGGCCGAAACCGCTAATCTGATTATCGGCACATTATCTTTATTGTCCGAAGGTATCGACTGGCCGCATGTTGGCGCGGTTATATTCGGCGCTCCGGTATCAGCAGTCATTGATAAAAATATTCCGGCAGCGACCCGGCTTATTCAATCCATTGGCCGAGCAAGACGGCCTTATCCGGGCAAGCAAAGAGCGTTCGTGCTGGATATCGTCGATCAATGCGGCTTCGGTGTCGGTGCGTGGCGCAAGCGCAATCATGTCTACCGGATGCATGGCTTCGATGTTATCTAA
- a CDS encoding glycoside hydrolase family 19 protein codes for MLPHDSEGFLVGETITDIRRASRAIDDIRDDVSAIKAAVVSPSSKAKVAAVAVRQIERTRMQKDIASSVGRSVSKAIDSTDKQKAEKTANSRQSSIERSSNQSSAIETRRRDANGRFISSSVADIVEPGQEANRNKKGQFTSSSSTGKDERNSNRLFGSFADRIAKSFAEAETGLADVDPNVKAAQEIAQPLSKGYQAIFGGESDKKKFHWFSRIFRELKLSREESTVHAKAQKKVLDDIEEKTGGSAASGGGGGGFFPIFSGASLGTILPGLLKKMFTGIGVGVAAIFSPGMIKKVLLGATRLAFTPITIAAVAAWGIFTEDGRQFFSDMYKGWNNLISDLRKKFPLFDKLIDTVSRNVIEPVADGIEQIKKDSPKTMEFLDKAKSWVGNKFDQFKKSSPKTFGTDKKNKDILLNELDKQGITGKERAMFLAQSHHETGGFARMEEGFNYSARRLREVNKKARSLSPSELNNIVGGGQESIAEFMYGGRADLGNTQPGDGYKYRGRGFAQLTGRANYERIGKIIGEDLVNNPDLLLSDPEISARAAAAFHKSNSRLQKASKSGDVVAARRALNGGLNGIDDVRRLNDYYSTIQNSAIPEVKVPSMPALPVIQDSPGVLHPSKSKDDRQPFVSLPIDVGQDLSDRKIGLIATGGLNAL; via the coding sequence ATGCTACCACACGACTCCGAAGGCTTTTTAGTCGGTGAAACAATCACGGACATTCGACGCGCTTCGAGAGCAATTGATGATATTCGAGACGATGTTTCCGCGATAAAAGCAGCGGTTGTTTCGCCATCAAGCAAAGCCAAAGTTGCCGCCGTTGCGGTCAGGCAGATTGAGAGAACGCGGATGCAAAAGGATATTGCATCTAGTGTTGGTCGTAGTGTATCGAAAGCGATTGATTCGACAGACAAGCAGAAGGCGGAAAAGACTGCTAATAGCAGACAATCATCGATAGAGCGATCATCAAACCAGTCAAGCGCGATTGAGACAAGAAGACGTGATGCCAATGGGCGTTTTATTTCATCTTCTGTTGCCGATATTGTTGAGCCTGGACAGGAAGCAAACAGAAACAAAAAAGGACAGTTCACCTCGTCAAGCTCAACCGGCAAGGATGAACGAAACTCAAACCGACTGTTTGGAAGCTTTGCCGACCGCATAGCAAAATCCTTTGCAGAAGCCGAAACCGGGCTTGCGGATGTAGACCCCAATGTTAAAGCCGCTCAGGAGATTGCACAGCCGCTATCAAAAGGCTACCAAGCTATTTTCGGCGGCGAGTCGGACAAAAAGAAATTCCATTGGTTTTCACGGATATTCAGGGAACTGAAACTAAGCCGCGAAGAAAGCACGGTACACGCTAAAGCACAGAAGAAAGTCCTCGATGATATCGAAGAAAAGACCGGGGGCAGTGCGGCAAGTGGTGGCGGCGGTGGTGGATTTTTTCCAATATTTAGTGGTGCGTCATTAGGTACAATCTTACCCGGACTTCTAAAAAAAATGTTCACGGGTATAGGCGTTGGTGTAGCGGCAATATTTAGCCCAGGCATGATAAAAAAGGTGTTGCTTGGTGCAACCAGACTTGCTTTTACCCCTATTACTATTGCAGCGGTTGCCGCGTGGGGCATTTTTACCGAAGACGGTCGTCAGTTTTTTTCAGATATGTACAAAGGATGGAATAATCTGATAAGCGATTTAAGAAAAAAATTCCCTCTTTTTGACAAACTAATTGATACTGTTTCCCGTAATGTTATTGAGCCTGTTGCGGATGGTATTGAGCAGATCAAAAAAGATTCGCCCAAAACGATGGAGTTCTTGGATAAGGCTAAAAGCTGGGTTGGTAACAAATTCGATCAGTTCAAAAAATCCAGTCCTAAGACATTCGGGACCGACAAAAAGAACAAAGATATACTGCTCAATGAATTGGACAAGCAAGGCATAACTGGCAAAGAGCGTGCTATGTTCCTAGCGCAAAGCCATCATGAAACCGGCGGTTTTGCTCGTATGGAAGAAGGGTTTAACTATTCAGCCAGAAGACTAAGAGAAGTAAATAAAAAGGCGCGTTCACTATCGCCAAGCGAGTTAAATAACATCGTTGGCGGCGGTCAGGAATCGATTGCCGAATTCATGTACGGCGGTAGAGCGGACCTAGGCAACACACAACCGGGCGATGGTTATAAGTATCGCGGTCGTGGATTCGCGCAATTGACCGGTCGGGCGAACTACGAGCGCATTGGTAAAATCATTGGCGAAGACTTGGTAAATAATCCTGACCTGTTACTCTCTGACCCTGAGATATCCGCAAGAGCAGCGGCAGCGTTTCACAAATCCAATTCCAGATTACAAAAAGCCTCAAAATCAGGCGATGTAGTTGCGGCAAGAAGGGCGTTAAACGGCGGATTAAACGGTATTGATGACGTTCGACGCCTTAACGATTATTACTCAACAATCCAAAATTCAGCGATACCGGAGGTTAAAGTTCCGTCCATGCCTGCCTTGCCTGTAATACAGGATAGCCCCGGCGTACTGCACCCGTCTAAGTCTAAGGACGACAGACAGCCTTTTGTTTCGTTGCCGATTGACGTAGGCCAGGACCTAAGTGACCGTAAAATCGGACTGATTGCGACAGGTGGGCTTAATGCGTTATGA
- a CDS encoding AlpA family phage regulatory protein — translation MKKTIIKRSVLAAKLGVSEVRIKTLIKEDNLPRPIKIGKISGWVESEIDNWIDSKISERDAQSVEVSV, via the coding sequence ATGAAAAAGACCATCATCAAACGAAGTGTTCTTGCCGCAAAACTCGGTGTAAGCGAGGTGCGAATAAAAACATTAATCAAAGAGGACAATTTACCCCGCCCCATCAAAATCGGCAAAATCTCAGGTTGGGTCGAAAGCGAAATTGATAATTGGATCGATTCCAAAATCTCCGAGCGGGATGCTCAATCCGTGGAGGTGTCCGTATGA
- a CDS encoding Rha family transcriptional regulator, producing the protein MNNLIGNTASMNSREIAELVEKRHDSVKRTIDRLADKGIIQLPPTVNSENINNLGLPQKSTLYCFTGEQGKRDSIIVVAQLSPEFTARLVDRWQELENKVRTPQSFAEALRLAADLQDRLEETERQRIIAVKTKAEIGSRREATAMNKASQAAKKAKALEVQLDKSTEYCTIKRAEMLFHGQKFNWRLLKSASIEIGVPAIDVFDANYGTVKAYHRDAWQESYAISI; encoded by the coding sequence ATGAATAATTTAATCGGCAATACAGCATCGATGAACAGCCGCGAGATTGCGGAGCTGGTTGAAAAGCGTCATGATTCGGTAAAGCGTACTATTGATCGTTTAGCAGATAAAGGGATAATTCAGCTTCCACCAACGGTGAATTCCGAGAATATCAACAACTTAGGTTTGCCTCAGAAAAGTACACTCTACTGCTTCACCGGCGAACAAGGCAAGCGCGACTCTATTATCGTCGTTGCACAATTATCGCCTGAATTTACCGCGCGTCTGGTTGATCGCTGGCAAGAACTCGAAAACAAAGTACGGACACCGCAATCATTCGCTGAGGCGTTACGCCTTGCCGCCGACCTTCAAGACCGCCTTGAAGAAACCGAACGGCAGCGCATCATTGCAGTAAAAACAAAGGCTGAAATAGGCAGCCGGCGCGAAGCAACCGCAATGAACAAAGCCAGTCAGGCCGCTAAAAAAGCAAAGGCGCTTGAGGTGCAGCTAGATAAATCTACGGAATACTGCACTATAAAACGCGCTGAAATGCTCTTTCACGGTCAAAAGTTTAATTGGCGATTACTCAAGAGTGCGAGCATTGAAATAGGCGTTCCGGCTATTGATGTTTTTGATGCCAACTACGGCACAGTCAAAGCGTATCACCGCGACGCATGGCAAGAGAGCTATGCTATATCAATATAA
- a CDS encoding helix-turn-helix domain-containing protein — protein MSYKLRELAYNSGLKGSRLAVLVALCDRTTENSMLCNPGVPDIAKRSGITERHARKVINELEALEFFKRISELGKRNRYVLNLEKLQELSTTQGITSPLAENKTPDIEAQPPVIEGQNPCREDTQTEITKITKRARARKHPVTSSGGNSGQWNDSASFRPYKPAPMPTADPKQAQTELRSIKSILGAIRV, from the coding sequence GTGAGCTACAAACTACGCGAACTGGCCTATAACTCAGGCTTAAAAGGCTCAAGGTTGGCCGTTTTGGTAGCACTTTGCGATCGGACAACCGAGAACTCTATGCTTTGTAACCCTGGCGTTCCTGATATAGCCAAGCGATCCGGTATCACCGAACGGCACGCCAGAAAAGTGATAAACGAACTTGAGGCGCTAGAGTTTTTCAAAAGAATTTCGGAGTTAGGCAAGCGAAATCGATATGTTTTAAACCTGGAAAAGCTACAAGAGTTATCCACAACCCAGGGCATTACTTCACCCCTGGCCGAAAACAAGACCCCTGATATTGAAGCACAACCCCCTGTCATTGAGGGTCAAAACCCCTGTCGTGAGGACACCCAAACAGAAATAACAAAAATAACAAAACGCGCACGCGCGAGAAAACACCCTGTCACAAGTTCAGGGGGGAATTCTGGACAGTGGAACGACAGCGCAAGCTTTCGACCGTACAAACCGGCACCGATGCCAACAGCAGACCCAAAGCAAGCGCAAACAGAATTGCGTTCAATCAAATCCATTTTGGGAGCAATTCGCGTATGA
- a CDS encoding ATP-binding cassette domain-containing protein, which yields MPLIRLTNVSIAYGTHALLNNADFQLDPGERVGLLGRNGEGKSTLMKIIAGNIQPDHGEIWLQPELKLAWLEQAPELVGESTIYDAVAAGLGELGQWITRYHALSTQLNNADDKTLQELGDLQHKLESKNGWHFQQQVESTLSRLNLPGELPVKSLSGGWKRRVALARALVLEPELLLLDEPTNHLDLESITWLEEQLLNFQGAVLFVTHDRFFLQKLATRIVDLDRGNLTSWQGTYDDYLRRKASSLEDEANQNAEFDKKLAQEEVWIRQGVKARRTRNEGRVRALKKLRDERAQRRNVQGTTKLSLDRGDTSGKKVIEATYLCKSFDGKPVVKDFSTLIQRGDKIGLIGPNGAGKSTLLKLLLKQLEPDSGTVEQGTRLQVAYFDQLREQLDPEMTVADSIADSNDYVEIAGNKRHVMSYLGDFLFAPARARSPVKSLSGGEKNRLLLARLFTKPANLIIMDEPTNDLDLETLELLEEKLVDYDGTLLLVSHDRSFLDNVVTSVLVFEGGGVISEHIGGYSDWLANYRSAKASDIPAKKTVSAEKRISNDTPKKKKLSYKEQKELDDLPDLIDRLESEQMVINDKINAPDFYKNDPSLIAETLERLKTIDKEMEHAFQRWHDLEAMTH from the coding sequence ATGCCTTTAATTCGACTAACCAATGTTTCAATCGCCTACGGAACCCATGCATTGCTGAATAATGCCGATTTTCAACTGGACCCGGGGGAGCGCGTCGGACTTCTTGGCAGAAACGGCGAGGGAAAATCCACGTTAATGAAAATTATCGCAGGAAACATCCAACCCGATCACGGCGAAATCTGGCTTCAACCCGAATTGAAACTCGCCTGGTTAGAACAGGCTCCGGAATTGGTTGGCGAATCTACCATTTACGATGCCGTAGCCGCCGGACTGGGCGAATTAGGCCAATGGATAACCCGCTACCATGCTCTATCCACCCAGCTAAATAATGCCGACGACAAAACCCTGCAGGAACTTGGCGATCTACAGCATAAACTGGAATCCAAAAACGGCTGGCATTTTCAACAACAAGTCGAATCTACGTTAAGCCGACTCAATCTGCCGGGAGAACTCCCGGTGAAAAGCTTATCGGGCGGCTGGAAACGTCGAGTCGCCTTGGCGAGGGCTTTAGTCCTCGAACCTGAATTGCTGCTTTTAGACGAACCGACCAACCATCTGGATTTGGAGAGCATCACATGGCTGGAAGAGCAATTATTAAATTTTCAAGGGGCCGTTTTATTCGTGACTCATGATAGATTCTTTCTACAAAAATTGGCTACCCGTATTGTCGATCTCGATCGCGGCAATTTAACATCCTGGCAAGGCACCTATGACGACTACCTTCGCCGAAAGGCATCCTCGCTGGAAGATGAAGCTAATCAAAATGCCGAATTCGACAAAAAACTGGCTCAAGAGGAGGTTTGGATTCGCCAAGGCGTAAAAGCGCGGCGCACCCGTAACGAAGGACGGGTTCGAGCACTCAAGAAATTACGCGACGAACGCGCGCAACGCCGCAATGTTCAAGGCACGACCAAACTATCTTTGGATCGCGGCGACACATCCGGCAAAAAAGTTATCGAAGCAACCTATCTTTGCAAGTCTTTCGACGGGAAACCGGTGGTAAAAGATTTTTCAACACTCATTCAACGCGGCGACAAAATCGGTTTGATCGGCCCTAATGGCGCAGGAAAATCGACACTGTTGAAACTTTTACTCAAGCAATTAGAACCGGACAGCGGCACCGTCGAACAAGGCACTCGCCTGCAAGTCGCCTACTTCGACCAACTGAGAGAACAACTCGATCCGGAAATGACTGTCGCCGATTCGATTGCCGACAGCAATGATTATGTCGAAATTGCCGGTAACAAACGCCATGTCATGTCATACCTCGGCGACTTTCTGTTCGCGCCGGCGCGAGCACGCTCGCCGGTCAAAAGCCTGTCCGGCGGGGAAAAGAATCGCTTACTCCTTGCTCGATTGTTCACGAAACCGGCCAACCTGATCATCATGGACGAACCCACCAATGACCTAGATCTGGAAACCCTTGAGCTATTGGAAGAAAAACTAGTCGATTATGACGGTACTTTATTATTAGTCAGCCATGACCGGAGCTTCCTGGATAATGTCGTTACCAGCGTACTGGTTTTCGAAGGCGGCGGCGTCATAAGCGAGCACATCGGCGGCTATAGCGACTGGCTAGCAAATTATCGAAGCGCCAAAGCATCCGATATTCCTGCTAAAAAAACTGTAAGCGCCGAAAAAAGAATCAGCAATGACACGCCGAAAAAGAAAAAACTCTCTTATAAAGAACAAAAGGAATTAGATGACCTTCCGGACTTGATCGACCGTCTTGAATCCGAACAAATGGTCATTAACGATAAAATCAATGCACCCGATTTTTATAAAAACGACCCTAGCTTGATCGCCGAGACGCTTGAGAGACTAAAAACCATCGACAAAGAAATGGAACATGCCTTTCAACGCTGGCATGATCTCGAAGCCATGACTCATTAA